The genomic window taaacctctaaagatataaaatttccccttattaccactttggctgcatcccacaaattttggtatgatggatgtctcatcattgtcattatcttgggtgaaattattaattgtgtctataatttgctgtttcacctaatcattcttttaagatgagattatttagtttccaattactttttggtctatttgcacctaacattttgttgaatgtagtttttattgcatcatgatctgaaaagaaagcatttactatttctgccttcctgcattttattttgaggtctttatgtcctaatatatatggtcaatttttgtataggttccatgaactgctgagaagaaagtatactcctttctgtcaccattcagttttctccaaagatctatcatacataatgtttctaatattctatttacctctttaatttctttttatttgttgtgtggtttgatttatctaattctgagagtgcaaggttgagatctcccactattatagttttgctgtctatttcttctttcaactctcttaatttctcctttaggaaattaaatgcaataccacttggtgaatatatgtttagtattaatattgcttcattgtctatgctaccctttagcaagatattttcttacctcttttaattagatcaatttctgcttttgcttgatctaagataaagatggttacccctgcttttttgacttcgtctgaagcataatagtttctgttccagccttttacctttactctgtatgtatctttatgctttaaatgtgtttcctgtaaacaacatattttagggttctgactTGTGATCTAGTCTGCTATGTGCCTACAccttataggagagttcatcccattcacatgtatggttaaaatgactaattctgtatttcctgccaccttATTATCCCAAGATTATGCCTTTCTATTTCTTGCCCCCTCCTTAcccctttcccaatattaaacttagAGACACTATTTGCCTCACTCAGCtcttcctctttagaatccctcccactccctttgaaacccttcccctttcttgtacctttcccttattactcttttctttttcccttttcctctccccatttttaatgaggtgatagaagtttctctgtaaaccaaatatgtcaattattttctctttgagccaactctgatgagagtaagattcatacaatattcctccccctctctaaattccctcagctATGATAGGttccctttgcttctttgtgggatgtaattccctcttttatctcccctttcccctttttctggcactatctcctttccatttctacttccctttttatatcagtaaaatcaaattatacatgtggactttctgtatatccataacagaaatacagttctcaagagttcttttttacctttttctgcttctcttgagtcctattgttggaaatcaaattttttgtttagttctggtttcttccttagaaacaaatggaattcatctgtttcattaaatgtccatcttcttccctgaaagaaaatgctcagcttagctggctAGTTTagtcttggctgcattccaagttcttttgccttttggaatatcagattccaggccctttgatctttcaatgtggaagcagctagaccttgagtgatctttattgtggctcctcagtattcgaattttttttctggccacTTGCAATATGttttcttagtctgatagttctgaaatttagccacaatatccTTGGAGTTTAGGGTCTTTTacaggtgttcaatgaattctttcaatgcctattttatcttctgattctattacatctgatcagttctctttgatgatttcctgtaaaatagtatctaggctctttttttcatcataattttcacgaagtccaataatcctcagattatctctcctagatctattttccaggtctgctgtttTTCCAACTagatatttaaccttttttttttttttttttttttttttttgcttgactgatttttgatgtctcaatgaatcattcatgcctatttgttcagttctgattcttAATGAGttagtttcctcattagcttttgtttttacttctttttgtaaatgttcaattgagtttttaaatgagttattttgctctatggaatttttttccatttcactaattttttattaactgagttattttctttttccaactcacaaatcctactttcttgggagttctttatcttttcctattcacaaatactattttcctgggagttcttaaccttttccaactcacatttcaggaagttgttactctcttgcatagcttctttttcctttccccatttttcttttaactctcttttaagattttttatagtttcttctatgtatgttgtatgttggggaccaggttacatcccctTTGTggttttgtctgaaaattgtctgctattagtctcctcagggttgaaaaccttctctctttctgtatagaagctaacAATGGTTAGTGTTTGCTtagcttttttactcatttttttaaagctgtttgAGTCTGTCTTCAGGGTAAggaagttaccagcttcctctgcagagcagggataggtatatggccAGTAGCTATCCTGCCAATggactacaaagagggctgaacTGCAGAAATGCTCTAGGAAAAACTCTGCACCAGAAGTCACTCTGGCCTATGTAGTACTGGTGGAGCTGTGGAATGGGAAGAGCCCTGCGGTGGGGATTAGCaactgccctggggctagagtCTAAGCAGTGAACCTGTTACTACCCCAGGCAAAAGCctgctgtgggtattagcagttccCTGTGAAGAGCCCCACATGGCACCAGAattgtctctgcctggggagcagTCATGCTGCAGAAATTCTATTGCTCCAGGCCAAGCCCtgcactgtgcagattagaggctgccctgggctgtgcccccatactgtgcagatttgtgactcCCCCAGGTTTGCACAGCTGGGCTGGGGTCTGTGCTGAGTTACTCACTTCCCATTTTGGGTGAGTATAGCGAGATTCTGCTAGGCTCTGGGTTACTTTTGGGGTATCATCTGGGTACTTTTGTAgcacctttggctttaatttctctgctggtctactgctttgcagcCAAAGCAGAACATCCAATCTGTGATTGAGTCCACCCTGTAAATTTTCCAGACACAGAGACCGCTCCCACCCTGGTTTGCTCTATatgctagcctctggttctatccCCTGCTTGTGCTGGTCTGCTCCTgctgctcaggacaaaccttttctggtgatcttccagattatcttcagctggtaaattgttgtacttccaatcttcatgaattttaccagtcaagtgctatttttgaggctgaatttaataattagcagtgagggtatgagagaagcTTAAAAAGTCATGTGtgtcatctctgccatcttggctccacttgttcttttataattcttgaaaaataaacTAAACTGACAAGTAAGCAaatgtctctttccttttcagaGGCGGACAGCTGATAATTTAAGAAGACATCATCAGTACCAGGtaaattacttattatttataattttaggatttgaaatattttattttcagtgtgGAATTAAAAGAGAAACCACAATTGGCTATTTAATATCAGTGCTATTGTTATTAAATATCTTAGGAAGTTATGAGGAACTTGGTGAAGAGATATGTTGCAGCAATGATTAGAGATGCAAAAACTGAAGAAGGCCTTACAGAGGAAAACTTTAAGGTAACCATTTCTATGTTCTTTACTGCAAAAGAATCTGAATTATTTTAGTAACTGGACAAAACACATAATGTCCTAATTTCCATATAATAAAAGCCTGAAACATAGCTAAATCTCTTATGTCTCAGCAGTCTTGAATATATCCATATTTTTAACTGGAAACCTgccaaaataacaataaagaataAGTTGCATGCTGGATCTCActtactaaaattttattttactgccACTTCTCAGAATGCTTGGGATATTCATAATACAGAGGGCCTCATAAGAGTTTTGATCTGCTTTACTTCAgataaaacatcaagaaaaacttattttccaaaaaaaaaaaatcaactttattctttcattcttgaaatgttatttaataaacaattgagtcttttctttatatacatactaagtgcttaataaatatttgctgattggcTGACATCATACAGCATATTAGCAGAAGAATGTTTTTAGGAATAGTTTTATGGTATATTGAAGAAAGTGGAATTAAGATAAAATGTTTGTATGATCAACAAAATATCTAAAGACTTACTGGCAAAAAGAGTCACTCACACTAAATCCTACTATGGAAAAATGACACATGGGAAGAATTATAAGTGAAAACCTATGAGTCATGAAAAAGGTCTGCTTAACTGCACAGAGAAACTGACATGGGTACTGGGATGTGGAATACATTCAATAGACAGTATGAGCAAGAGCTCATGGGTagaattcagtttaaaaaatataaagggcaaatttaaaattaaaatcaatgtCAATATAACCAACCTGGGgatgagaagaataaaaattaatattcatgACAAACTTGCATGGATGGCagttaaaactatattttagCCATGATTTGCTTCTGATAAATGAATGTGATCCCCTACACAAAGcttgaaaatattttgcacagtAATGAACCTATGAGTGAATATATTAACATTagcaacaataaaatttaaatatcctATGTATGGAGATAATATGTACAAAGATCTTtctggagaaaagggaaggaagaaaaaaaaatagaagggctATTCAATCTTAAGATTCCTTTGTTCCAAGGATCTGACAGACCTTTTCATGGTTTTCCCTCTATGGTAAAGCAACAATTATGTATCTCATTTGCCTTAGCATCATAGATCCACAAAttttggaaatggaaataatggaaaataatctAATATCTATGTTTtccaattgagaaaactgagaaatcaaaagataaaatgacttaacttattttcagttttcataAGGTCACAGTTACTAGAAAACACAATAGAATTAAGAATCCAGTGCACTTCTAAAACATTACAAAATTGCATGATGCTGTAGGGAATAGAGCTGGGAGTAAAGAAGTCctaagtttgaattctgcctggGATATTTATTTGCTAtctaatcctaggcaagtcatgttAACTTCTCAGTCTCactttcttgtctataaaatataaatggctATTGTGATGATCAAGTGAGAAAATGTATGTAAAACCTTAAAGATTTGCaagattaaaattttgtttgtaaCGGTTTTTTTCTGACTTCCCAACCTGTTTCCCCCAACACACCCTCAGGATCAGGTGTTTTATATTTATCTCATTCCCTCAGGGTTCTTCAATACCCTTAAGAAGGTTTGGGGATATCTAGATTTTGCCACTGGCCCATGTTCTCAATGATCCTGTCCTCTCAATTTTGAAAGTACCTGAATTCTGGTcccatttaatcatttaataattgaATATTCTCCTacagaataatatttattttagaaatatgagTAAACATAGAAACACATCTTTCAATAGTTTCAGATTATAGTTCTTATTCACCTGTCACTTCAGTCTCTGAGGAATATATGGGGAATTAGGTTCACAGTTTAGCTCAGTTTTTAAATTGTTCAGACCCACTAAGTTCCAAGTCCAAAGTGCCCTGCTAGTCATATACATAGGAACCCTGGCTTCTTTGGGCTTCCCTTCTGTTCTACATTCAAGATTCAGTCTGGATTCCTGAGTTTTAAAGTATATCAGGATTAAGCTCCTGAAATTCAGTGACTTCATCCCTCATAcctagaatgaaaaagaaaaacaaaacagattaaaaaaatctcttgatGCAGGTcataaagggagagaaagagtgacTCCTCTCCATAATGTTATCcctactgttttatttttatataaatatatttaaatgttagtgatgatgatgatgatgatgataatgatgatgatgatgatgatgatgatgatgatgatggtggttaGGCAGCAGCAGCAAAAATAGAATCTAACTGCCTGACAATAGATATAAACATGCCAATCTCAATTGTGAAATGAAcccaattatttcttatatttcttcatgAAAATCCTAAGCTGATTCTActccttccttcttatttttccctccaaTAATTTTAGGAACTAAAACAAGACATTTCTAGCTTCCGTTTTGAAGTCCTAGGATTGCTGAAAGGAAGCAAACTTGCTTCTTTACGATCCTCAAAAATTATGAAGGAGCCTCCATTAGAAACTGAGGAGAAGAGTGACAGTGAAGGGAGTgacaagacaaagaaaaagaatttcagCCTCTTTGACATAACTAGTATGATTCATCCAAGGTCAGCAGCTATTGCTTCAGAAAGACATAATGTGAGCAATGGTGCTGCCCTGATGGTTCACGAAACCCCCaaagagaagcagaagaaagTGAACTTTGTGACTGATGTCAAACACTTTGGACTGTTCCATAAGCGTTCCAAACCACACTCTGCTGAAGCAAACACCAACCAGATATTCTCCGTTTCAGAGGAAGTATCTCGCCAACAGGCTGATGAAGACCTTGGGAAACATTTTCAACTGGAAGCAAGAGGACTGGCTGCTAAAGGTGAACGCAGCATCCCAGGCCTCAATGAACAGTGTATGTTAACAGattcaaaaagaagaaacagagagacttTGAATTTACATTTCAGTGAGAGCCTTTGCACCTTGGAATCAGAGAAGTTGATGGTAGAGGATACTGTACCTATAATACCAAAAGACCTGCATGACAAGGAAGAGGCCAGTGCTAAAGACTGTGATCTAAAAATCACAGAGACAGTGATACATGAAGATTatgtaacaacaagattgtgatACGTGAAGGAGGAAAAGTATACAAatagatgtgtatatacatttttttgcCTATTGTTTGAGTTGAGATGTTTAAAATCTATATTCTCAAATGATAGCATTTATTTACTGTGTCACATTATCATGAGACATGACTAAGTGGAAGGCAATCAATCACCTTTCTGTTTTGTAGCCTGTTTTTGCTTTCacaatttgttttccattttttaataaattaaagcaTCTTGTAATCTTGTACTGTTGCAATAATATGCAGACACTTTTTAATCtatcattttttcaattaaaaatacatCTTCTCTCATATGGCAATTGATTCCaacaatacatatttttatatgtaagaaTAATGCAGATAACTTAAAATATACTACATTTTAGTTTCTTAAAGATAGTTACTTACTATGACCTTTCCTTCAAATTTTGAAGTTTGAGTTTCAAACGTAAGTTTAAAACTTAGGTTTTCAAATTATTAAGTATAAATATAGACAACTTTAATGCATTTTGTAACCAGTTAGTGggttatcatttaatttttaaaagtaacattttatctcttgtttgctataattatttttgaaaataactaCATGGACAAGTATTCACAATTAATTTGCAGAATTCAAATGCAATGTTTCCTTTCAATGAGTAAAAGAAATGTGTGTGCCTTGAGGATATGTTAATGactatttctttcaaaatattcaaTCAGATAAACAGTTACTAGtccaagtatttttttcctaaagtagACCACCTATGTAATATTCAAAGTCTTGTATATGTGACTCATTGTAGACTAGCTgtccttaataaaaatatttttcctgaatGCTAAAGAAGAATGCTGttctgttacaaatattttctggATTATAAGTAAATTTCTCTGATGCACATAGAAGTTAATAAGGATAAtctttcataaaattttaatttttcaaacacTTACAGTTTTATGGGTTTGTGCCTACCAATACAACATAGAAATCCAGTATTTAAAGTATGTTTAAGTTAATATTTTATGGAAAGTTTAACAACTCTAAAATCTGCTTGCTCAGGATTTCCAGGCCACAATCATTTTATGTAGTGAATTTAGGCACAAGCCAACATTTAAAATTAAGTAGAATTATTGattcaaaattaatatttcaaaatcaagtaatattttcaattattggcaatttaatttcaatattttaagaaattgttttaatgtaTACTTAAAAGGGATCTGGGGATCAATAgattctctctgtgtatc from Sminthopsis crassicaudata isolate SCR6 chromosome 3, ASM4859323v1, whole genome shotgun sequence includes these protein-coding regions:
- the TRPC4 gene encoding short transient receptor potential channel 4 isoform X2; this translates as MWDGGLQDYIHDWWNLMDFVMNSLYLATISLKIIAFVKYSAHNPRESWDMWHPTLVAEALFAIANIFSSLRLISLFTANSHLGPLQISLGRMLLDILKFLFIYCLVLLAFANGLNQLYFYYEETKVSNCKGIRCEKQNNAFSTLFETLQSLFWSIFGLINLYVTNVKAQHEFTEFVGATMFGTYNVISLVVLLNMLIAMMNNSYQLIADHADIEWKFARTKLWMSYFEEGGTLPTPFNVIPSPKSLWYLLKWIWTHLCKKKMRRKPESFGTIGRRTADNLRRHHQYQEVMRNLVKRYVAAMIRDAKTEEGLTEENFKELKQDISSFRFEVLGLLKGSKLASLRSSKIMKEPPLETEEKSDSEGSDKTKKKNFSLFDITSMIHPRSAAIASERHNVSNGAALMVHETPKEKQKKVNFVTDVKHFGLFHKRSKPHSAEANTNQIFSVSEEVSRQQADEDLGKHFQLEARGLAAKGERSIPGLNEQCMLTDSKRRNRETLNLHFSESLCTLESEKLMVEDTVPIIPKDLHDKEEASAKDCDLKITETVIHEDYVTTRL